CTACACCATACAGTGGAAGTGGGACAATTTTGGCAGGGTGCGCAGTATATGGTATAGCAATGGCTTTAGTGTGCATTATGCTTATGACGCGGGAGGCCAGGTAAGAGGTGTGGTGGGCTACGCAGGTGACTATCGCACCGAGTATGTAAAAAACATAGAGTATGACCAGTATGGCAGCCGCACGAAAGTGGAATACGGCAATGGCGTGGTAACACAGTACCAATATGATGCAACGATGCACCGGCTTGTGAAGCTTGTCACACAACAGGGCGATAGTACCTTGCAAAACATAGCGTATGCGTATGACAGGGTAGGAAATATATTGACAAGAAGTGAAAACGGTGTTGTGATGAGTAACAACATTGTAAAAAGCATACGGCATAGTTATAGCTATGATAGTTTGTATCGACTGACCGAGGCAGAGGGTAGCATAGAAGAGAGTGGGAACACGGTGAACAGTTACCGTAATGAATTTACCTATAGCAGTATAGGCAATATTATGAAGAAGCTCCAGGTGGTAAAGGTTAAGGGGCAGGATGATGCAGGCCTAACGTATAACTACAGTTATAGCTATGAGTCAAACAAGCCGCATGCGGTAACTAATATCAATGACAACCTAACGTATCGGTATGATGCCAATGGGAATATGATAGCGGTATACGATACGGCAAAGGATTACAACAGGGTGCTCTACTGGGATGACGATAATAGGCTCACAAAGACAGTGGACACTACAGCGGGCAAAGGGGTAACAACCACGTATAATTACGATGCCAAAGGTATGCGTATACTCAAGGATGGCCCGTATGGGAAATCGATTTATGTGGATACAGGCTTTATTGCTTCGACAGGTGGGCACTAGGCTCAGCCTTAGTGCTCAGCAACCATGCTTCGACAGGTTCAGAAACCCGAAGTCATTGTGCTCACTAACTAGATATTATAGATGGCCCCTGAGTGCTTCGATAAATCTAGCAACCTTCTATCGAAGAAGGATAACTTGTCTTAGATTGAAGTACTCAACAAAGGTTTTAGAATAGTAAGCTGTTGAAGGATTATTGAGTATAGAAATCAAAAGGTATTTTACTTTGGAACTATCTTTTGTTGCAGCCTGGATAAAAGAAAGTGCATATTATAATATGTGGTTATGGAAAATTTAACACTATTCAATATACAAGTATTGTTGAATGTACAGTAAACCCTAATTATAAATTAGTTCATATGCACAAAATTAAAAAACATCAGATGTACAGTTAGACTATACAATCTTTAATCTTTGCAATGTTTCTTTAGTAGGTATACCGTTTTTATCCCATCCACGTAATCCATAGTACTCATCAAGCATTTTTTGTAGATCTTCAGTTGTACACATCCACCCTTTTGATGGTCCATCAGGGATGGGTTCGTTCATTACACGGTAGGGCAACACATCAATTTTTCTATCAATTCCACGAGACACATTGATGAGTCGCTCTATTGTATAAATACGTTCACCAATTTCTACTAATTCCTGTTTTGTTATATTCCATCCAGTAACGTATGATAGTGCTTCAGCTAAAGTTTCATTAATCTGTGAGCCAAAACTACGTTCATGGATAAATCGGCATAATACTAAAGAATCACCAACAGCAGTATTGTTTTGTGAGTTAAAAGAATACTCAGGCTGATGAGTAAATCCAGGATCTACTTCTGGATCATTGGGATAATAAGTTGGGCGTGTATCATGATGACTACCACCTCGTGTTGCTGTTGCATATCCCAGACTCATCTGACGTAGTCCTCGTGCAGAGTGTCCTGCTATTTCTAATCCTTTTACTTCATAAAGATAATTTTGTGATTCTCTACCTATGTATTCAGATAATCGTTTGGAACCCATTGCCAGTAATTTACCTAAAAGACCTTTTTGATATGCAGCACATTCACCAATTTCTGTTAAATGATTCCATTTTCCAAAATGCAAAGGAATTTCTAAGTCTGAATTTTTTATAAGTCCTTTTTCTACACACTCAGTTAGAAATGCAAGAGTAACACCAAAACTTATGGTATCCATTCCCATTTCATCACAAACTGTATTAGCATTGTAAATAGAAACAACATCACTGTTTTCCAGCATAGAGCCTATTGAGTAAATAGTTTCATATTCGGGCATTTTAACATGAGAACCAGTATAGGTACCATAGGGGACATCAACAAGTTTGCCGCATGCTATGGGGCAGCCGTGGCAGGCAATATTTTTTTTCTTATGATGGTCTTTGATGTATTCACCACTTATCACATAAGCCTTATCAAATTGTTCTTTCTGGTTATTTCGAGTACATAATTTTCCCCTGCTATTGATCATCTGTACCAGTACTGGTGTACCAAATTCGGTTAAATGTTTGGCACGTTCTTTCATTCCCGGATAAAGTTGATTGAGACAATTTTTTAGTTTATCTATATCAAAGATTTCAAGCTTTTTGTCACCGGAAACTACTATACCTTTACATAATTTTGCTCCCAAAACTGTACCTATACCACCGCGACCAGCAGCACTCACTCGAGTTCCACTGCATATTACAGATGCATATCGTACAAGATTTTCACCTGCAGGGCCAATTAATGCTGATTCAATCCTTTTCTTGTTTTCTTTTGATAATAGTAAATAAGCCTCAGAAACTGTTTTGCCCCATATTGAAGTCGCATCCTTTATAGTCACTATCTCATTATCAATATGAATATATACCGGTGAAGATGCTTTTCCCTTTATAACTATTGCATCAAAGCCTGTTCGCTTAAACATTGCTGCAAAATTTCCGCCAAAGTTTGAATCACAAAATATGTTGGTTAATGGGGAAATGCTGGCACAATGCCCACGGCTTCCACCCCATACATGGCCACCAGTAAACGGACCTGTTGCAAAGACTACTGCATTATCTTCAGATAAAGGATTTGTGTCTGGTTTTACTGTATCATACAGTATTTTTGCCGCAAAACCATTGCCACCTAAATAAAGCCTTGCAAAATCTTCGTTAAAATTTTTAATATTTATACTTGTAGTGGTTAAGTTAACTTCTAATATTTTGCCATGATATCCAAACATTACATGTTCCCTCAATAATATAATTTATATTAAATGCATTTTTTAGCTCTTTATTTTATTGATAGTATCTGATAATTTTTGTATCATTGGTCCATCTTTGCGCCATACATAACAGGTATCAATTAAATAATGGCTCATTGATCCCTGATTGGCAAATTCTTTTGTAACAGGTTTTTGTGCTTTATGTGCCCAGAAACCCTGAACAGCAGCTGGTGCCATAGCTAAAATACAATTTGCAACGTGTGTGCATCCACTGGTTCCACCAATAATATCCTTCACAGCTTTTGTAAATCCCCTGGTAATGGATAAGCCATTCAGTTTGTGTATGTTTTTATTTGCATCAATGCACTCTACCCGTGGATAATGTATCATTTCCACATGAATATCACTTATAGTCAAAGAATTTCCACTAACCTTCATTGTAATCTTCATATTATGGAGAATGCCTGGATCTTTTTTTTCACCAGTAACCAGATAATAAGGGCATAAACGGGTATCCTTTATCTCGCCTTCTACAATAACCGAATCCTGTTCATCTTCATAACACATAATATCAATAGTTCGTGAAAATACTTTTTTATTTTTCATAATAAACCTCTTAATAATAATTATTGATAAAAAAGTATTAATAACATATTTTGCAATGAATTTTTTATTAAATGAAAAATAATTTAAAACCACTAATTATTCCTAAATGTGGAAATTTGAACAAAATATAAAATAGTGTACACCCCCGCCGACTTCGGCGGCGGTCGTGTACACTATATTCATTATGAAATTTTTTAAGGAATTATTGCTGATTTACAACAATAAGAATTCAATACAATTATATTTAGCATTTAGAAGCAGATATCCATGGACATTGCCGAGTATATATAATTTCATGTTCTGTTTATAAATTCATTTGTTAGGATGGATAGTACTGTAAACATAATAAAAAACATTAACCGTATGTTATAATAGATCTTAACTATAAATAAATTATTACACCATTGATAAAAAATGCATTTATTATTAAAATTGGTATTTATATTTATAGAAAATACAGTAAGTTTAAAGACATAGTGTCTATAAAAAAATTTCTAAATATAAAAGTATATAATGTTATTAATATTCAATAATATTAAAAATGTGTTATATATAAATAAATTGTTGACATTGTTATCATATATTGCTTGAATTATATCAACGTATTAAATAAAAAATTCACTTCTATGATCCATCGTTTCTGGTTTTTTAAATTAAAAAAATCGCAGGAGGTTTGCAATGGAAAAAGTTTGGTTAAAATCCTATGCGCCAGGGGTACCTCATTCAATCAAATACGATGAGATAACCGTTGTGCATGGATTTGAAAGGTCAGCAAAAGAATATCCAAATAAGAATGCGCTGATCTTTCTTGATGCTAAGATCAGTTTTAAGAAGATGCAGTCAATGGTTAACAAAATAGCAAATGCATTGATTGATATGGGGGTAAAGCCTGGGGATAAGGTTGCAATGTTAATGCCAAATATGCCACAGATAGTTATTGGATCATATGCTGCATGGAAAGTTGGTGCAGTTGTGGTAATGAATAATCCATTATATACTGATCATGAGTTGGAATACCAATTAAACAATTCAGAATCAACTGTTTTAATAACACTAGATTTGTTAGGCCCACGCATGATTGCATTACGCCCAAAAACGCCGGTTAAAAAAATTATAATTGCTCATATCCGTGACCATTTAGGATTTCCCAAAAAACAACTTTTACCAATAGTGGCAAAAGATAAACATAAAGATATACCACCTACTCAGGATGTATATGAATGGACTGATTTATTAAAAAAATATCCTGATAATGATCCGGGTACCATGGCAAAATTCAATGATCTGGCCAATTTACAGTACACAGGTGGAACGACTGGTGTAAGTAAAGGTGTAATGCTTACACACAAAAATTTATCATGCAATTTACAGCAAATAAATGCATGGTTTCCTGGATTTAAACGCGGTGAGTTAACAAGCTTAGGTATTTTACCGTATTTCCATTCATTTGGACTAACCACGGTAATGAACCTTTGTCTCTGGCAGGGGTGGACACAGGTGTTGATACCTCGGCCTGAACCTGGTGCCATCCTTGAAGCTATAGTAAAATATAAAGTGAATTTCTTCCCTGCTGTTCCCACAATGTATGTTGGATTATTAAATCATCCAAAAATCAAAGATACGGATATATCAAGTATTCGGGGTTGCTTTTCAGGTGCAGCACCATTGCCTGTTGATGTTATAAAAGAATTTGAAGCAAAAACAGGCGCCCAGATTTGCGAAGGCTATGGATTGTCTGAAACTTCGCCTGTTGCAACAATAAATCCGTATGGTGGGAAAACAATACAGGGTTCTATTGGATTGCCAGTTCCTGATACAGAAATAAAGATTGTTGATCTGGAAGAAGGAACAAAAGAAATGCCATTGGGACAGGAAGGTGAAGTATGTATCAGGGGGCCTCAGGTTATGAGTGGTTATTACAAGATGCCTGATGAAACAGCAAAAACACTTCGCGATGGATGGTTATATACAGGTGACATTGGTAAAATGGACGAAAACGGCTATTTCTATATTGTTGATAGGAAGAAAGATATGATTATTGCAGGTGGATATAACATCTACCCACGTGATATAGATGAAGTGCTCTTTGAACATCCAAAAATTATGGAAGCATGTGCAATAGGAGTTCCTGATAAATATCGTGGTGAAACCGTCAAAGCGTTTGTGGTATTGAAGCCTGGTGAAACAATGACTGAACAGGAAGTAATAGACTATTGTAAAACAAAATTAGCTGCTTACAAAGTTCCAAAGATGGTAGAATTTATTGATAGTTTGCCAAAGAGCAATGTAGGGAAAATATTACGTAAAGAACTCAGGAAGATGGAACTTGAAAAAATGCAGAAAGAACAGGCTGGATAGAAAATAGAGTATTATTATAAAAGTTTGATAAGGCGCACATACAGTGCGTCTTATCTTTTTATCAGGATAATAGTATGCATTATATTGGTATAGATCCATCATGGAGTGGCAAAAATAATACAGCAGTTGTTGTGTGTGATAATACGTTACAGGTCATTGAAAATTGTTATACAAATGATATTAAAAAATTAATTTTGGCGATAGTTCCTTTTAAAGATGCAATTATAGGTATTGATGCACCTCTTATTATTAGAAATCAAACAGGACATCGCAAACATGAAAATGAATTTTTAAAAGTATTTTCCCGATTTGGGCTTGGACTGCATGCAGTAAATAAAAAACGGTATCCATATTTTTTTCCCGAAGTGTTATACCGGGAATTGAGTGCTCTGGGCTATAGTTTTAATAAGAACAACATTTATGAAGTATATCCTCATGCAACAATTATGATATGTTTTAATAATATGAAACTTTTACAGTATAAATCGAAATATGGTGTTACAGTGCGCAGAAAGAATATGGAAAAATTATATAATTATATAAAAGGCGTTATTACATGTGATGATTTATTTACAGGAACTATCGCACAAGCTAAAGGTAAACAATTAAAAACATATGAAGATTATCTTGATGCGCTAGTGTGTGCATATACAATATACCACTGCATGCATAAAGGTTGTTATTCATTTGGAGATGCTGAAAATGGCATTTTGATAGTGCCTTTTCCTGAATGAAGAAAGGTTGCTTCATAAATAATTTAATAAAAAAATCCTTGCATTTATTATAATGTGATGGTATTTACAATGAACTTTCGTATTTCAGAGAGTATTTACAGTGTGGGGGATATGTATGGCAGAACAAAAATTTGCTAAAAGTGAAATATTTGCAATACTCCTTATTGCATTGATGAATCTATTTTTATTTGCTGATCAGAATCTGATGGCACCTAATCTGACACAGATTGCCCATGACTTTGGATTTAATGATGTTCAGCGAGATGTCATGTTAGGCGGGCGAATATCATTTGTATTCTGGGTGCTGGGTGGGCTTGTGACTCTTGCCATTGGTTATCTTACTGATAAAATATCACGTCGTAATCTTTTTTTATTTGTTATTCTTGTTGGTGAAATTCCCTGTTTGCTTACTGGCTATGCTCAAAATTATGATCAGCTATTCTGGCTGAGGGCATTAACAGGAATAGGAATTGGGGGAGCTCTTCCTTTAACATTTTCACTGATTGGTGATTATTTTTCACATAAAAACAGGGCGGCTGCTGCAGCATGGATTGGATTGGCACAGGGTTTAGGAATTGCAGTTGGGCAGCTTATGGCGGGTTTTATTGGGCCTGTATATGGATGGAGGTTGCCATTTATACTGGTTGCTATACCTAATTTTTTACTGGCAATTATTTTCTTGCTGTTTGTAAAAGAACCACAGCGTGGTAAGACAGAAGAAAGTCTTAAGGAATTGATTGAAGAAGGAATTGCATATACTGGACGCATTAACTGGAAAGAATATAAAAATTTATTTAAGATTAAAACCAATATTCTTGTCTTTTTACAGGGTATACCGGGCACTGTTCCATGGGGTGTATTCTTTATATTTTTAAATGATTTTTATTCGCAGGATAAAGGATATTCTGTCCAGATGGCTACACTCATTGTTATGACAGTTGGTGCTGCTGCAATTATTGGTGCATTTGTTGGTGGCCTTGTTGGGAATAAACTGTATAATATTAAACCAAAATATTTACCAATGCTTTGTGGAACCTCTACACTTGTGGGTATAATTCCCATGGCATTATTGCTTAATTATACTCCACAAATAATCGTTCCAGAACCTGATCCAACCTGGCCTCTTATATTTGGGTTTGTAACTGGCTTTACAGTTACCATAACAGGACCAAATGTTAGAGCAATCTTGCTCAATGTTAATACTCCTGAAACACGTGGTTCAATATTTTCACTTTATAATCTTACTGATGATCTTGGTAAGGGATTTGGACCGGTTATCATAAGTGCACTCATTGTATGGTTTGGAAGGATTATGGCATTTAATGTTGCAAATCTTTTCTGGCTTGTGTGTGGATTATTATTACTGGTAATGATATGGACATTCCCGGAAGATGAAGCTAAACTCAATGCAATATTAAAAGAACGCGCTGAACAGATGAAAAAAAATTGATAATAACAAAAATAATGGAGTAATCCATGAATAGAAAGTTTTTAATAGCACTGATTGTTTTCATGGTTTTATATGTATTGGTATATTCAGTGGGTAATTTTTATATTGATTATCGCTGGTTTTCAATGTATAACCATCTGGATATATTCTGGATTCTCTTCTTTTCAAAGTTTAACGTACAGACGTTATTTTGGGGTTTGTTCATAGGATTATTCATACTTAATTTTATTCTTATAAGGATTTTGGGGGGCAAAGGTAGAATATTCACAAAAAACATTCTGGATAGAATTCGAATCCCAGGATTTGGAACAACCCGCAACCTGTTGTTTGTTTTATTAGCTGCAGGTGTAATAGTTTTAGGTTTTTTTATGGGTTTATGGGCTTCAGCTTACTGGAAAGAATATTTAATGTATAAAAATGCAGTTTCATTTACTGGCTTCCCAAACGATCCCCTGTTTAATAAAGACATAGGATTTTATGTATTCACTCTTCCATTCTATAAATTCATGTTTCGGTGGTCATTGGTTTCACTTTCGATAATAACTATATTCTCTTTTTTCTTTCATATATTGAATAATGGGATTTTTTCGCAAGATGGCAAGCTGGAATTTTCCCGTTTTGCACGTGCGCATCTGTCTACACTTATGGGTTTAATTGTGTTACTCATTGCAACCGGGTACCGGTTACTTTCATATGATTTATTGTTTAATAACAGGGCAAAGTTTTTTGGTGCAGGTTATACTGATGTTCATGCAAAATTGCTAGCTTATGACATATGCATAGTAATATCAGTAATTGCTGCTATTTTGCTTTTTGCCAATATAATTACACGCAGCTTTAAATTGCCAGTGATTATTTTAATAACCTTATTGCCAGTTTATTTTATATTTGGGACAATCTTTCCTGCATTGCAGCAACGCTTCATTGTTGATCCAAATGAATTGGAAAAAGAATCTCCATACATTAAATATAATATTGAATTCACACGGTTAGCTTTTGGGCTCAATGCAATCAAAGAGATGCCCTTTGAAAATGCGCCTACGTTGACATTGCGTGATTTAGAAATGAACAAGGATGTGGTTAATAATATACGTCTTTGGGACTGGCGCCCTTTAAAACAAACATATAAGCAATTACAGGGTTTAAAACCTTATTATGATTTTATTGATGTTGATATAGTACGGTATTCTGTAAACAATCAGAAAGTTGCACTTAATATATCGGCGCGGGAATTGGATAACAGTAAATTAACCGTTTCAAAAAATTCATGGTTGAACAATCATTTGATTTTTACTCATGGTTATGGTATTGTTGCCAGCAGAGTAGATAGAATTACACCTGAAGGGCTTCCGGAACTTGTACTGTATGATATCCCTCCAAAATACAAAATACAGATACCCGTTGAAGTACCACAAATATATTATGGTGAACATAATAATGCATACATTATTACTAATACACGAGTAACTCCTGGTGAATTTGATTATCCGTATGGTGATGAAAACAAATATACACTGTATACTGGAACAGGAGGTGATGTACTTGATTCGGTTATAAAACGAGCTATGTATGCAATAGCCTTTGGTGACTTTAATATTTTAATTTCTAATGTGATAACCAGTACAAGCAGAATCCATTTCCGAAGAAATATAACCGAAATGATAAAAGCCATCACTCCATTTTTATATTATGATTCTGACCCATACGTTGTAGTTGCGGGAGGTAAAATATACTGGATTATTGATGGATATACATCTTCAAATGCATTTCCGTATTCATCACCAGTGCAATTGGAACATGGTGAATCAATAAATTATATCCGAAATGCAGTGAAAATTGTTATTGATGCATACAATGGCAGCATTACATATTATATCTCTGATCCAAATGATCCTGTAATTAATGCATATTCCAAAATTTTTAAAAATTTATTTCTTCCTATTGATAAAATGCCTTCAGAATTACAGGTACACCTGCGTTATCCTGAAGGCTTATTTAATCTTCAGGCACAGCAACTGTTGCGGTATCACATGACAAATATAAATGTTTTTTATAATAATGAGGATTTATGGGATATTCCACTGCAGATATATGAAAACGAAAAAGAGTATATGCATAGTTACTATCTTGTAACCGCTTTGCCTGGTGAAAAAACAACTGAATTTCTTTTAATATTGCCTTTTACACCCGCCAAGAAAGACAATATGATAGGATTTCTGGTTGCCCGCTGTGATATGCCTTCTTATGGACAATTATTATTATACACATTGCCCAAGGATAAACTTAACTTTGGGCCTATGCAGATTGAAGCCCGAATAAATCAGGATGCAGAAATTTCAAAACAGCTAACATTGTGGAGTCAACGTGGTTCACGGGTAATACGTGGGAACATGTTAGTACTGCCAGTTAAGGATTCAATTCTTTTTATTGAACCATTATACCTTAAAGCCGAAACAAGTGAAATGCCGGAATTAAAAAGAGTTATTGTTTCATATAGAGATAAAATTGTTATGGAAGAAAATCTTTCAATGGCACTTTCACGACTATTTACCGAAGGAGGTGGAATAAGTTTTGATTATTCTACGGATTACGGGTTAAAAGATCTCATTAATAAGGCTTATATGCATTTTATTCAGGCTGAGGAATATCAACGTCAGGGTAACTGGGCAAAATATGGGGAAGAGTTAAAACAATTGAAGGACACACTGACAGCTTTACGGAATAGCAAGTAATATTCATTTCAGATAAAGGGAGTTTTTCATGAAAAAAATTATACTATCAATTGTAGTGATTTTGTTAGTTATACTTATTGGATTTGTAACATATGTTGCAAATAAGACAGTACGTGTAAATGAAACTGATATACCTGGATTTACGCCAATCAAAAATGATGCATTGGCAGATAAATATTGCCCATATATTATTTCAAATTCTGAATATGAATATCCATACGCTGTATATTACCGCGCAAGTGTAGATGATAAAGGAAATACATATATTGCATATCATTATTTCTGGGAACGAGAAGTTAATAATACCAGAGGATTTATACCATGGTTAAGCCGAAACATTTACACAGGAGGGTTAAAACTGCAAAAAATTATGTTTGGCAAACATGATATTGAAGTTATTGGTCTTGTTATTAATAAAAAAAATATCATTACAAAAGTTATTTATGAAAGTCCTGAAAATTATAATCCCAATGTTTTTTCCGTTAAGCATAAAACGAATGAAATAACGCAAAATATAATTTTGCCATTGCGGTTTAAAGTTGTATCCTGGAACCATTTGTTTCAGCATGTTGATGATAAATATACGTTAAAAAAAGGCGAGGTTGAGTTATTTATTAAGCCAAAATATTTTACTCAGGATTTGTGGGATGAATTCACAATGTTTAAAAAGGAAGAAACAGCATTAAAACAAAATAGAGCCCATTACCCATGGGAAAGAGAATTTATACATTAATAACAATTATGCGAATAGGGAAATTTTACCCGGTAAAATCAAATAAAATACTTCACATCCATGATTATATTGAAGTAATTGTTTATAATAACAATGGAAATGATATAGTTTTACAATGTGAAATAGAAGATGTGGTGCAGAATGGCTTATCGTATGTGTATAAGATTTTTGTGCCAAATCCATATAAGCCTAAACTATGATTAATTATAGTATTATTACTGTCCAATCTACAGTGGGCAGTTTGGGGTCGTCTCAAAACCAACCGTGGGGCTTGCAATGACGTGAGTGTAATGTAATTGTGAGCTTAGCACCAGTGCTGAGCTTGTCGAAGCAAAGCAATCTTAATACCGTAGAAGATGAAATTGCCACGCGCTTGCTGCGCTCGCAACTATGGGATTGCTTCGTCACTTCGTTCCTCGCAATGACGCAGGTGCAAAGTAATTGCAATGAGGTGTCTTTTGGGATATCCTCATTATCGCAACTTATATCCATGCTTTTCTACAAATGCAACGACCTTCTTCTGAAGATTGTCAATTTCTTCCGGGGTTAATGTGTGGTCTTTGGCTCTGAATGTTATTCTGAATGAAACAGATTTTTTACCCTGTGGTATTGGTGGTTGATTGTATACTGAAATAACTTCAATATCAGCAATATGTTCCCTGTCAGCTTTATAGAGCATATCCACCAGTGTAGCAGCATATTCCTTTTCATCAGTTAATATGGAAATATCAAAAGGTACATCAGGAAATTTTGGTAGTTCTTTAAACACTATATCCTGCTGTGGCAAAGATAACAGCAGATCAACATCAATATCAAAAAGTGCAACCTGTCCTTTAATTTCAAATTCATTGGCAATTTTAGGATGAAGTTCACATACCAGTGCAACAGGCTTGTTATGAATTAAAAGTTCCAGTGAACGTGCTGGATGTGCATATGGTGGCAGATTATCGCTTTTTGGCTTCAAAGTGTAATTAGTACGTAATGTTTTTTCAAAAATGCCAATGCAGCAGGCTTTGGCATCGTAAAAAACAGGATGAACAGGTTTTTTTGAATATATAACTCCAGTAACTCTGGTATTTTCAGTAGCTAAATCTTTTGATAGTCTATTTTCTTTAAGGTAAATTCTTCCCAATTCAAAAATTTTGAAATCGTCAAAGAAGCGCTGGTTAGTTGTTATATTTACAATTAAATTTGGAATAAGGCTTCTTCGTAAACGGTCCTGTTCTTTTGACAGTGGATTTTTCAATTGCAATTCTTTGTTTTCATTTAATTGTAATTTATTAAGCAATGCTTCGCCAACAAATGAATAATTGCTAACTTCAGTCATATGGAAATCATTGACCAAAATTGATTTAATTTCCCTTTCAAACGTTCGTTTACTGTTGCGTGAAGGTGGAGCACAGGGCACAAAAGGTGGTTGTTCAGGGATATTATCAAATCCATATATTCTGCCAATTTCTTCAACTATATCATCAGGTATTGAAATATCCTTTGTTGCACGATAACTGGGGACATCGATAATCAAACTGTTGTTATTTTTGGTTACCTTAAAATCTAAGGATGTAAGAATAGATACTATTGTGTTGTCATCAATTGAATGGCCTAATTTTCTTCGGATAAAATCTGTAGTAGTTGAAATACTGACTGGTTTTGCAGGCATGGGATAGGTGTCAATAATTGGTGTTACTGCTTCAGCTTCAGGACAAAGCATCTTTATCAGTTCATAGCACCTGATAATTGCAGCAGGGCAAAGTTCAGGATCCAGTGATTTTTCAAAACGGATAGCTGCTTCTGTACGCAGATTGTATCTGTTTGCAGTACGGCGTATATAAACGGGATTAAAATTTGCAGCTTCAAGAACAATTGAAGTTGTGTTGTCTTCAATTTCACTGTTGCCACCACCCATAACACCAGCCAGTGCGATAGCACCACCACTATCGGCTATTACAACATCCT
This Spirochaetota bacterium DNA region includes the following protein-coding sequences:
- a CDS encoding UPF0182 family protein: MNRKFLIALIVFMVLYVLVYSVGNFYIDYRWFSMYNHLDIFWILFFSKFNVQTLFWGLFIGLFILNFILIRILGGKGRIFTKNILDRIRIPGFGTTRNLLFVLLAAGVIVLGFFMGLWASAYWKEYLMYKNAVSFTGFPNDPLFNKDIGFYVFTLPFYKFMFRWSLVSLSIITIFSFFFHILNNGIFSQDGKLEFSRFARAHLSTLMGLIVLLIATGYRLLSYDLLFNNRAKFFGAGYTDVHAKLLAYDICIVISVIAAILLFANIITRSFKLPVIILITLLPVYFIFGTIFPALQQRFIVDPNELEKESPYIKYNIEFTRLAFGLNAIKEMPFENAPTLTLRDLEMNKDVVNNIRLWDWRPLKQTYKQLQGLKPYYDFIDVDIVRYSVNNQKVALNISARELDNSKLTVSKNSWLNNHLIFTHGYGIVASRVDRITPEGLPELVLYDIPPKYKIQIPVEVPQIYYGEHNNAYIITNTRVTPGEFDYPYGDENKYTLYTGTGGDVLDSVIKRAMYAIAFGDFNILISNVITSTSRIHFRRNITEMIKAITPFLYYDSDPYVVVAGGKIYWIIDGYTSSNAFPYSSPVQLEHGESINYIRNAVKIVIDAYNGSITYYISDPNDPVINAYSKIFKNLFLPIDKMPSELQVHLRYPEGLFNLQAQQLLRYHMTNINVFYNNEDLWDIPLQIYENEKEYMHSYYLVTALPGEKTTEFLLILPFTPAKKDNMIGFLVARCDMPSYGQLLLYTLPKDKLNFGPMQIEARINQDAEISKQLTLWSQRGSRVIRGNMLVLPVKDSILFIEPLYLKAETSEMPELKRVIVSYRDKIVMEENLSMALSRLFTEGGGISFDYSTDYGLKDLINKAYMHFIQAEEYQRQGNWAKYGEELKQLKDTLTALRNSK
- the pheT gene encoding phenylalanine--tRNA ligase subunit beta yields the protein MWISLNIIQDMVDIKDIPVADIANRLTMSTAEIDSIEYSHELLKNIYTAKILEVNKHPNADKLTVCKVDTGNSVLQVVCGAPNHKAGDIVALAPVGTKFTDTFTVTKAKLRGVESEGMLCSERELGISDDHSGIMIFPENTPIGITLAQLYPNLIDVRLEIDNKSITHRPDLWSHTGFAREIAALFKKPFKYPVNFDLAKDFKSKETLKVTIKNPEGAPRYCGLMVNNITIKESPDWLKARVEAIGMRPINNIVDITNYVMAELGEPMHAFDRTKLRGNEIIVRFAEDGEHLTTLDGQEHVLTSEDVVIADSGGAIALAGVMGGGNSEIEDNTTSIVLEAANFNPVYIRRTANRYNLRTEAAIRFEKSLDPELCPAAIIRCYELIKMLCPEAEAVTPIIDTYPMPAKPVSISTTTDFIRRKLGHSIDDNTIVSILTSLDFKVTKNNNSLIIDVPSYRATKDISIPDDIVEEIGRIYGFDNIPEQPPFVPCAPPSRNSKRTFEREIKSILVNDFHMTEVSNYSFVGEALLNKLQLNENKELQLKNPLSKEQDRLRRSLIPNLIVNITTNQRFFDDFKIFELGRIYLKENRLSKDLATENTRVTGVIYSKKPVHPVFYDAKACCIGIFEKTLRTNYTLKPKSDNLPPYAHPARSLELLIHNKPVALVCELHPKIANEFEIKGQVALFDIDVDLLLSLPQQDIVFKELPKFPDVPFDISILTDEKEYAATLVDMLYKADREHIADIEVISVYNQPPIPQGKKSVSFRITFRAKDHTLTPEEIDNLQKKVVAFVEKHGYKLR